A region of Malaciobacter marinus DNA encodes the following proteins:
- a CDS encoding MFS transporter has protein sequence MNKELSKLKLFSYSLFAIPLAILGLPLYIYLPTFYAKDVGIDMALVGATLLIARVIDVFTDPIIGRLSDKYFKRYVFIIIGSIIVLFSFYFLTHPLSNANAFYLFIFSVLIYTGWSLLTIPYFSLSAEISFNKNHNNLLASSREFFTIIAVVLALFLPYYYNISKDEQKSLLLMWELVLYLLPILLIFLVFGTKNTQKIDADITIKESFVFLKENSFKFRKLFFAFFINNIANAIPATLFILFVTYVLNEKDSIGVLLLVYFLSGVLALPFWYYISKRFGKKNSWIYSIILASLVFLYVPFLSEGDFVPFLIVCIISGFSLGADMFLPSSIQADIAQEFTKQNSQFTGVLFSFWAMLTKLALASAVGITFIILGVFGFDSNPQSSTSQLLLSSLYGFFPITLKLLAVVFILKSKHLKY, from the coding sequence ATGAATAAAGAACTTTCAAAATTAAAACTTTTTTCATACTCATTATTTGCTATTCCTTTAGCTATTTTAGGTTTACCTTTATATATTTATCTTCCAACTTTTTATGCAAAAGATGTTGGAATTGATATGGCACTAGTAGGAGCTACTCTTTTAATTGCAAGGGTTATTGATGTTTTTACTGATCCTATTATTGGAAGATTAAGTGATAAATATTTTAAAAGATATGTTTTTATAATAATTGGTTCAATAATAGTGTTATTTTCATTTTATTTTTTAACTCATCCTCTAAGTAATGCAAATGCTTTTTATTTGTTTATTTTTTCAGTACTTATTTATACTGGATGGAGTTTATTAACTATTCCATATTTTAGTTTAAGTGCAGAGATAAGTTTTAACAAAAATCATAATAATCTTCTAGCTTCAAGTAGAGAGTTTTTTACGATAATAGCTGTTGTTCTAGCTTTATTTTTACCCTATTATTATAATATCTCAAAAGATGAACAAAAATCTTTACTTTTAATGTGGGAGTTGGTGTTATATTTACTTCCCATTCTTTTGATTTTTTTAGTATTTGGAACTAAAAATACACAAAAAATAGATGCAGATATAACAATAAAAGAATCATTTGTATTCTTGAAAGAAAATAGTTTCAAATTTAGAAAACTCTTTTTTGCTTTTTTTATAAATAACATTGCAAATGCTATACCTGCAACTTTATTTATACTTTTTGTAACTTATGTATTAAATGAAAAAGATTCAATTGGAGTACTTCTTTTAGTATATTTTTTATCAGGGGTTTTAGCTTTACCTTTTTGGTATTATATTTCTAAAAGATTTGGTAAAAAAAATAGTTGGATTTATTCTATAATCTTAGCTTCACTAGTTTTTTTATATGTTCCTTTTTTATCAGAAGGTGATTTTGTACCTTTTTTGATTGTATGTATTATCTCAGGCTTTAGTTTAGGTGCAGATATGTTTTTGCCCTCATCAATTCAAGCAGATATAGCACAAGAGTTTACAAAACAAAATAGTCAATTTACTGGAGTTTTATTTAGTTTTTGGGCTATGCTTACAAAATTAGCACTTGCAAGTGCGGTGGGAATTACTTTTATTATTTTAGGAGTTTTTGGTTTTGATTCAAATCCTCAATCCTCAACTTCACAACTATTGTTATCTTCTTTATATGGTTTCTTTCCTATAACTTTAAAACTTCTTGCTGTAGTATTTATTCTAAAATCAAAACATCTTAAATATTAA
- a CDS encoding SAM-dependent methyltransferase: MKKFWEKFGYGFLSKIEKGTLEVVFSNGKKEIFGDSFNPKATLYIKNNNFFKKVMLYGDIGFAESYMDEDFETNNLTNLISIALLNSNKLGSLSSDEKNNKLINLLPQFNRIKHILRKNSKNNSRKNISEHYDLSNDFFKLFLDDTMMYSSAVFENKDEDLFEAQKRKISLLAQKLRIDENSHVLEIGSGWGSMALHLAKERKCKVTTVTLSKEQKALCLKRFKEEKIEDAIEILLKDYRDLDGKYDAIIAVEMFEAVGREYFDVFFKKCQELLKPSGVLAMQVITMPDCRYEHYCKSTDFIQKYIFPGGHLPSVGKILDVTSKHTRLNLLHMEEFTEDYAKTLNIWHENFINKLAEVKKLGFDNYFIRMWKMYLNYCEAAFITRNINLVQLVFSRDQNIYLNKGLV; this comes from the coding sequence ATGAAGAAGTTTTGGGAAAAGTTTGGATATGGCTTTTTATCAAAAATTGAAAAAGGCACTTTAGAAGTTGTTTTTTCAAATGGCAAAAAAGAGATTTTTGGAGATAGTTTTAATCCAAAAGCTACACTATATATAAAAAATAATAATTTTTTCAAAAAAGTTATGTTGTATGGAGATATAGGTTTTGCTGAAAGTTATATGGATGAAGACTTTGAAACAAATAATCTTACAAATCTAATTTCTATTGCTTTATTAAACTCTAATAAACTAGGCTCATTAAGTAGTGATGAAAAAAATAATAAACTAATTAATCTACTTCCTCAGTTTAATAGAATAAAACATATATTAAGAAAAAATTCAAAAAACAATTCAAGAAAAAATATTTCAGAACATTATGATTTGTCAAATGATTTTTTTAAACTTTTTTTAGATGATACGATGATGTATTCAAGTGCAGTTTTTGAAAATAAAGATGAAGATTTATTTGAAGCACAAAAAAGAAAAATATCATTACTTGCTCAAAAACTAAGAATAGATGAAAATTCACATGTTTTAGAAATAGGTTCTGGATGGGGTTCAATGGCATTACATCTTGCAAAAGAGAGAAAATGTAAAGTAACAACAGTAACTTTAAGTAAAGAACAAAAAGCCTTATGTCTAAAAAGATTCAAAGAAGAAAAAATTGAAGATGCCATAGAGATTTTACTAAAAGATTATAGAGATTTAGATGGCAAGTATGATGCAATAATAGCTGTTGAGATGTTTGAAGCAGTTGGAAGAGAATATTTTGATGTTTTTTTCAAAAAATGCCAAGAGTTATTAAAGCCAAGTGGTGTTTTAGCAATGCAAGTTATTACTATGCCAGATTGTAGATATGAACACTATTGTAAAAGTACTGATTTTATTCAAAAATATATTTTCCCAGGAGGTCATCTTCCAAGTGTAGGAAAGATTTTAGATGTTACTTCAAAGCATACAAGATTGAATTTATTGCATATGGAAGAGTTTACAGAAGATTATGCAAAAACATTAAATATTTGGCATGAAAATTTTATAAATAAACTTGCTGAGGTTAAAAAATTAGGTTTTGACAACTATTTTATTAGAATGTGGAAAATGTACTTAAACTATTGTGAAGCTGCATTTATTACACGAAATATAAATCTTGTTCAATTAGTATTTTCAAGGGATCAAAACATCTATTTAAATAAAGGATTAGTATGA
- a CDS encoding nuclear transport factor 2 family protein, with amino-acid sequence MKNKDYLKAYCEFFETINKDTQFEKYNYFFDENSIFQDPFQKVVGVEKIYEVFQDMYEVLYEAKFIVLSHSCDETQSFIHWIFEYKTKKDSDFNSFEGVSIVKFNDNARVSSHVDYWDAASNIYEKIPLLGFILRLIKKKISINE; translated from the coding sequence ATGAAAAATAAAGACTATTTAAAAGCATATTGTGAGTTTTTTGAAACTATAAATAAAGATACACAATTTGAAAAATATAACTATTTTTTTGATGAAAACTCTATTTTTCAAGACCCTTTTCAAAAAGTTGTAGGTGTAGAAAAAATTTATGAAGTTTTTCAAGATATGTATGAAGTTTTATATGAAGCTAAATTTATAGTATTAAGTCATAGTTGTGATGAAACACAATCTTTTATACATTGGATTTTTGAGTATAAAACAAAAAAAGATTCAGATTTCAACTCATTTGAGGGAGTAAGTATTGTAAAGTTTAATGATAATGCAAGGGTTTCTTCACATGTAGATTATTGGGATGCTGCAAGTAATATTTATGAAAAAATACCTTTATTAGGTTTTATTTTAAGACTTATTAAAAAAAAGATAAGTATAAATGAATAA
- a CDS encoding sulfite oxidase heme-binding subunit YedZ, which produces MKYLLFVLFLLPLVVTSYELFILQNVNDPIKYIYTVTGVISTVLLFFSICLSMIRKWVNLIKYRKMIGLFGFFYAFLHFLNFTILDAQLDFSFIIKQSLDKPFIYIGMIAFFILLFMAITSKKNLFKKYNKYHKLIYFALILITIHFVMAQKSLTFIQFSYIILILAIGYFKLLQQIIKRNTI; this is translated from the coding sequence GTGAAATATTTATTATTTGTGCTTTTTTTATTACCTTTAGTAGTTACATCATATGAATTGTTTATTTTACAAAATGTAAATGATCCAATAAAATATATATATACAGTAACAGGTGTTATTTCAACAGTTTTGTTATTTTTTAGTATTTGTTTATCTATGATAAGAAAATGGGTTAATCTAATAAAATATAGAAAAATGATAGGACTTTTTGGATTTTTCTATGCATTTTTACATTTTTTAAATTTTACTATTTTAGATGCACAACTTGATTTTAGTTTTATAATAAAACAAAGTTTAGATAAGCCATTTATTTATATTGGAATGATTGCATTTTTTATTCTTTTATTTATGGCTATTACATCAAAAAAGAATCTATTTAAAAAGTACAATAAGTATCATAAGCTAATTTACTTTGCTTTAATACTAATAACAATACATTTTGTGATGGCTCAAAAGTCATTGACTTTTATTCAATTTTCATACATAATATTAATTTTAGCAATAGGATATTTTAAACTTTTACAACAAATTATTAAAAGAAATACAATATAA
- a CDS encoding NnrS family protein, with translation MTTWYKNFSSQPHQAFFSNGMIFFILFLSLILGVYTQKISIDSSILDYHAYSMIHIVFIQFFIGFLYVVFPRFLVQAQIKVSTYMKHFYLYFFSSVGFFISLLFANEYLFLFSFTLLLAQILSFKTLYEIYKNSKVTNKYDAKWILICFFAGLISHILFYISFFDVSFSFTLKKLAINSGFYIFSFGIIFAVSQRMIPFFTQVKVPEYKINKSSKIMEIFFFLMLLKVIALFFENAYFSLISDTLFFVFFVNELIKWKLPIFKVSAIMWVLYLSLFWIPLGFFISILENSFSILNIDFIFEKASLHAFALGYFTTILLGFGTRVVLGHSGRTPYANSFTKFLFLALQGVIILRVFASFTLNSNLNYVFWINISSFFLLLILILWSSSYLKILLKGK, from the coding sequence ATGACTACTTGGTATAAGAATTTTTCTAGCCAACCCCATCAAGCTTTCTTTTCAAATGGAATGATTTTTTTCATTCTTTTTTTATCTTTAATTTTAGGTGTATATACACAAAAAATATCAATTGACAGTTCAATATTAGATTATCATGCTTATAGTATGATTCACATTGTGTTTATTCAGTTTTTTATTGGATTTTTGTATGTAGTTTTTCCCAGATTTTTAGTACAAGCACAAATAAAAGTATCAACTTATATGAAACACTTTTATCTATATTTTTTTAGTAGTGTTGGCTTTTTTATCTCATTGTTATTTGCAAATGAATATTTGTTTCTTTTCTCTTTTACTCTTTTACTTGCACAAATTTTATCATTTAAAACACTGTATGAAATCTATAAAAATAGTAAGGTTACGAATAAATATGATGCTAAATGGATATTGATTTGTTTTTTTGCAGGATTAATTTCTCACATACTTTTTTACATATCATTTTTTGATGTTTCTTTTTCATTTACTTTAAAAAAACTTGCTATTAATAGTGGTTTTTATATATTTTCATTTGGAATCATTTTTGCAGTATCTCAAAGAATGATACCATTTTTTACACAAGTAAAAGTGCCTGAGTATAAAATAAATAAAAGTTCAAAAATTATGGAGATATTTTTCTTTTTGATGCTATTAAAAGTAATAGCATTGTTTTTTGAAAATGCTTATTTTAGTCTAATTAGTGATACACTATTTTTTGTATTTTTTGTAAATGAATTAATAAAATGGAAGCTTCCAATATTTAAAGTTAGTGCAATTATGTGGGTTTTATATTTATCTTTATTTTGGATTCCACTTGGATTTTTTATATCTATATTAGAAAATAGCTTTTCTATTTTAAATATTGATTTTATTTTCGAAAAGGCATCTTTGCATGCTTTTGCTTTAGGATATTTTACAACAATTCTATTAGGTTTTGGAACTAGGGTAGTTTTAGGACATTCTGGAAGAACGCCTTATGCAAATAGTTTTACAAAGTTTTTATTTTTAGCATTGCAAGGGGTAATTATCTTAAGGGTATTTGCATCTTTTACTTTAAATAGTAATTTAAACTATGTTTTCTGGATAAATATATCTTCTTTTTTCCTTTTGTTGATTTTAATTTTATGGTCAAGTAGTTACTTAAAAATATTATTAAAAGGCAAATAA
- a CDS encoding lipocalin family protein, whose protein sequence is MFYKLLIIILFTLNANALEPVKFASIDKFSGLWYEIARTPNFYQESCVASSVEYVLQEDNTYNIYNRCFENEIGGKLIEYSGVGKTASKNKKSISKIDMTYFWIFTKRYNIVYIDQDYKNAVVSDEDKKNIWIMSRTPKMKKEKLDFILEKLKAHIDLNRLIFTKQDKQGRYK, encoded by the coding sequence ATGTTTTATAAGTTATTAATAATCATACTCTTTACATTAAATGCAAATGCATTAGAACCAGTAAAATTTGCAAGTATAGATAAATTTAGTGGCTTATGGTATGAAATAGCAAGAACACCAAACTTTTATCAAGAAAGCTGTGTTGCTTCTAGTGTGGAGTATGTTTTACAAGAAGATAACACATACAATATTTATAATAGATGTTTTGAAAATGAAATAGGTGGAAAGCTTATTGAATATTCAGGAGTTGGAAAAACAGCTTCAAAAAACAAAAAATCAATTTCTAAAATTGATATGACATATTTTTGGATTTTTACTAAAAGATATAATATTGTTTATATTGACCAAGACTATAAAAATGCAGTTGTTAGTGATGAAGATAAGAAAAATATTTGGATTATGAGCAGAACACCTAAGATGAAAAAAGAGAAATTAGATTTTATTTTAGAAAAACTTAAAGCTCATATAGATTTAAATAGATTGATATTTACAAAACAAGATAAACAAGGAAGATATAAATGA
- the prx-suh gene encoding thiol peroxidase Prx-SUH, translating into MAITHLKGEEVKLTGNEINVSDVAPIVKIVGQDLSEIQVGGEEGCAQVLVVVPSLDTPVCAAEARKFNEEAVKLDNVEVVVASMDLPFAMGRFCTTEGIENLKVGSDFRNKELATAYGVLIESGALRGVAARAVFVINASGVVVYKEICNEITEEPNYDAAFEAAKEATNTSCCGTCQ; encoded by the coding sequence TGGCAATTACACATTTAAAAGGTGAAGAAGTAAAACTTACTGGAAATGAAATAAATGTTTCAGATGTAGCTCCTATTGTAAAAATAGTAGGACAAGATTTAAGTGAAATACAAGTTGGTGGAGAAGAAGGTTGTGCACAAGTTTTAGTTGTTGTACCATCATTAGATACACCAGTTTGTGCAGCAGAAGCTAGAAAATTCAATGAAGAAGCTGTAAAACTAGATAATGTAGAAGTAGTTGTTGCATCTATGGATTTACCTTTTGCAATGGGTAGATTTTGCACAACAGAGGGAATTGAAAATTTAAAAGTTGGAAGTGATTTTAGAAATAAAGAACTTGCTACAGCTTATGGAGTTTTAATTGAAAGTGGAGCTTTAAGAGGTGTTGCTGCAAGAGCTGTATTTGTAATTAATGCAAGTGGAGTTGTTGTATATAAAGAAATTTGCAATGAAATAACAGAAGAGCCAAATTATGATGCTGCTTTTGAAGCTGCAAAAGAAGCAACAAATACATCTTGTTGTGGAACTTGTCAGTAA
- a CDS encoding SDR family NAD(P)-dependent oxidoreductase, protein MSRKIWIIGASSGIGLNLVLLWLEKGYSVIVSARSATKSKELISLMGKYPSKLTLINIDVSNESSIKDSLEKIKSQEHKIDLLFYNAAVYNTFDLDNWNIKDFEQMVDINYLGAIRVISILKDFFQEQGFGKWIFNCSLSSDFGLPYGGAYSASKAALVNILQSIHPELKRKNIELQIINHGFVNTRLTKKNDFEMPQLLEPIDAAKIIASQIEKNKGFEIRFPFKLALFLKLLKILPYFISLNITKRLLK, encoded by the coding sequence ATGTCTAGAAAAATTTGGATAATTGGAGCTAGCAGTGGAATAGGTTTAAACCTTGTTTTACTTTGGCTTGAGAAAGGCTATAGTGTTATAGTTAGTGCAAGAAGTGCTACTAAATCAAAAGAGTTAATATCATTGATGGGAAAATATCCTTCTAAATTAACTTTAATAAATATTGATGTGAGTAATGAATCTTCAATTAAAGATTCCCTTGAAAAAATAAAATCACAAGAACACAAAATAGATTTACTTTTTTATAATGCAGCTGTTTACAATACTTTTGATTTAGATAATTGGAATATCAAAGATTTTGAGCAAATGGTTGATATTAATTATCTAGGAGCTATTAGAGTAATATCTATTCTAAAAGATTTTTTTCAAGAGCAAGGTTTTGGTAAATGGATATTTAATTGTAGTTTATCTAGTGATTTTGGACTTCCTTATGGGGGTGCTTATAGTGCTTCTAAAGCTGCACTTGTAAATATTTTACAATCAATTCATCCAGAATTAAAAAGAAAAAATATAGAACTTCAAATTATTAATCATGGCTTTGTAAATACAAGACTTACTAAAAAAAATGATTTTGAAATGCCTCAACTTTTAGAACCTATTGATGCTGCTAAAATAATTGCTTCACAAATAGAAAAAAACAAAGGCTTTGAGATAAGGTTTCCTTTTAAACTGGCACTATTTTTAAAACTTCTAAAAATTTTACCTTATTTTATTTCATTAAATATTACAAAAAGGCTTTTAAAATGA
- a CDS encoding NAD(P)/FAD-dependent oxidoreductase — MKIAVIGAGISGLASAYLLSKKHEVDLYEKESRLGGHARTTIVQEDDKEFGVDTGFLVFNHETYPLLTKLFKQLGVKIENSDMSFGFWDKKTNVAYNGDSLSGLFFQKKNIFSYNHYKMIMDILKFNKKANKDLEINHEDLNKNLGEYLSIFSDVFKQRYILPMGAAIWSTPDTKMNDFPARTFLQFFKNHGLLGVGTHHQWLTVSNGSINYVKRISEYISGKIVIDSNIVKVKRENNKVVLENSVNDTFFYDKVIFACHAPQVLELLEDASDDEKEILSCFLYKQNKAVLHTDKNALYPDKKIYAAWNYTNNKDRTSVSLSYWINRLQNLKTKKDYFVTLNEDYKFQDYIEEVSYEHPQFDRKAIQAQEKRDLINGKNNSYFAGAYWRYGFHEDGLYSANTIAKEFGCEL, encoded by the coding sequence ATGAAAATAGCAGTTATAGGTGCAGGAATTAGTGGATTAGCAAGTGCATATTTACTTAGTAAAAAACATGAAGTTGATCTTTATGAAAAAGAGTCAAGATTAGGTGGGCATGCAAGAACTACAATTGTACAAGAAGATGATAAGGAGTTTGGTGTTGATACTGGCTTTTTAGTTTTTAATCATGAAACATATCCACTTTTAACTAAGCTATTTAAACAACTTGGTGTAAAAATTGAAAATAGCGATATGAGTTTTGGTTTTTGGGATAAAAAAACAAATGTAGCTTATAATGGTGATTCTTTAAGTGGATTGTTCTTTCAAAAGAAAAATATTTTTTCATATAATCATTATAAAATGATAATGGATATTTTAAAGTTTAATAAAAAAGCAAATAAAGATTTAGAAATAAATCATGAAGACTTAAATAAAAACCTAGGAGAGTATTTATCTATTTTTTCTGATGTATTTAAACAAAGATATATTTTGCCTATGGGTGCTGCTATTTGGTCAACACCTGATACAAAAATGAATGATTTCCCTGCTAGAACTTTTCTTCAGTTTTTTAAAAATCACGGTTTACTTGGAGTTGGTACTCATCATCAATGGTTAACTGTAAGTAATGGCTCAATAAATTATGTAAAAAGAATATCAGAATATATTTCTGGAAAAATTGTAATTGATAGTAACATTGTAAAAGTAAAAAGAGAAAATAATAAAGTAGTTTTAGAAAATAGTGTTAATGATACTTTTTTTTATGATAAAGTAATATTTGCTTGTCATGCGCCACAAGTATTAGAGCTTTTAGAAGATGCAAGTGATGATGAAAAAGAGATTTTATCTTGTTTTTTATATAAGCAAAATAAAGCAGTATTACATACAGATAAGAATGCTTTGTATCCAGATAAAAAAATCTATGCAGCATGGAACTATACAAATAATAAAGATAGAACAAGTGTTAGCTTATCATATTGGATAAATAGATTACAAAATCTAAAAACAAAAAAAGATTATTTTGTAACTTTAAATGAAGATTACAAATTTCAAGATTATATAGAAGAAGTTTCATATGAACATCCTCAATTTGATAGGAAAGCAATACAAGCACAAGAAAAAAGAGATTTAATAAACGGTAAAAACAACAGTTACTTTGCAGGTGCATACTGGAGATATGGTTTCCATGAAGATGGATTATATAGTGCAAATACAATTGCAAAAGAGTTTGGATGTGAATTATGA
- the msrP gene encoding protein-methionine-sulfoxide reductase catalytic subunit MsrP: protein MYKLTKKDWEISENEVTSKELFDNRRTFLKLGAASVIASGSIMEALAKEKMPIKNLKFTEDPNPNNLILNTYEQITSHNNFYEFTTNQRKVKDMAHTLNTKNWTIKVDGLVEKPMTLDFDDLLKKFALEERIYRFRCVEGWSMVVPWIGFELSKLIKYLKPLSSAKYIRFETLYDEQMFPDQKNKVFNAIDYPYVEGLRMDEAMNELTLMAVGLYGSSMPKQNGAPIRLIVPWKYGFKSIKSIAKISFTDKEPLNTWQKENPKEYGFYANVNPKVDHPRWSQARERVLGKFFKQNTLMFNGYEKQVAHLYKGMDLTKDF from the coding sequence ATGTATAAACTTACAAAAAAAGATTGGGAAATTAGTGAAAATGAAGTAACTTCAAAAGAGTTATTTGATAATAGAAGAACTTTCTTAAAACTTGGTGCTGCAAGTGTAATTGCAAGTGGTTCTATTATGGAAGCTTTAGCAAAAGAAAAAATGCCTATTAAGAATCTAAAATTTACAGAAGATCCAAATCCCAATAATCTAATACTTAATACTTATGAACAGATAACTTCACATAATAACTTTTATGAGTTTACTACAAATCAAAGAAAAGTAAAAGATATGGCTCATACTTTAAATACGAAAAATTGGACTATAAAAGTTGATGGATTGGTTGAAAAACCAATGACTTTAGATTTTGATGATTTGTTAAAAAAGTTTGCTTTAGAAGAAAGAATTTATAGATTTAGATGTGTTGAGGGTTGGTCTATGGTTGTTCCTTGGATTGGATTTGAGTTGTCTAAACTTATCAAATATCTAAAACCTTTATCTAGTGCAAAATATATAAGATTTGAAACTTTATATGATGAGCAGATGTTCCCTGATCAAAAAAATAAAGTTTTCAATGCTATTGATTATCCTTATGTTGAAGGTCTTAGAATGGATGAAGCTATGAATGAACTTACACTAATGGCTGTTGGCTTATATGGTTCATCAATGCCAAAGCAAAATGGGGCTCCAATTAGGCTAATAGTTCCTTGGAAGTATGGTTTTAAATCTATTAAATCAATTGCAAAAATCTCTTTTACAGATAAAGAACCACTTAATACTTGGCAAAAAGAGAATCCAAAAGAGTATGGCTTTTATGCAAATGTAAATCCAAAGGTTGACCACCCAAGATGGTCACAAGCTAGGGAGAGAGTTTTAGGTAAATTCTTTAAACAAAATACATTAATGTTCAATGGTTATGAAAAACAAGTTGCACATTTATATAAAGGTATGGACTTAACAAAGGATTTTTAG
- a CDS encoding DUF1365 domain-containing protein, producing the protein MSHQFLEGKIYHKRFEPKVHEFTYGFYLLDIDLGDFQSLKNQKYFSINRLNLFSFYAKDHFGKNNDFIQNVKELLEKFKIDEEDVSLRFITLPRICNFVFNPISLLLIIKDEKPIYMLAEVHNYNGGNIIYDLKLQEDEDNKYSAVITKDMYVSPFFNRDGTYFFTLILKEDFLSLKIDYHEKKEKSLTAVFSGKPLTFSSKNILRLFFKYWFLTIFVVTRTLWHSLKLYKKGLKWHSPTKQDETRRF; encoded by the coding sequence ATGAGTCATCAGTTTTTAGAAGGAAAGATATATCATAAAAGGTTTGAGCCAAAAGTACATGAGTTTACTTATGGTTTTTATCTTTTAGATATTGATTTAGGTGATTTTCAAAGTTTAAAAAATCAAAAATATTTTTCAATAAATAGATTAAATCTCTTCTCATTTTATGCAAAAGATCACTTTGGAAAAAATAATGATTTTATACAAAATGTAAAAGAATTACTTGAAAAATTTAAAATAGATGAAGAAGATGTAAGTTTAAGATTTATTACTCTTCCAAGAATTTGTAATTTTGTATTTAATCCAATAAGTTTGCTTTTAATAATAAAAGATGAAAAACCTATTTATATGTTAGCAGAAGTACATAATTATAATGGTGGAAATATAATATATGATTTGAAACTCCAAGAAGATGAAGACAATAAATATAGTGCAGTTATTACAAAAGATATGTATGTCTCACCATTTTTTAATAGAGATGGAACATATTTTTTCACCTTAATTTTAAAAGAAGATTTTTTAAGTTTAAAAATTGATTATCATGAAAAAAAAGAAAAAAGCTTAACAGCTGTTTTTAGTGGTAAACCTTTGACGTTTAGTAGTAAAAACATCTTAAGGCTTTTTTTTAAGTACTGGTTTTTAACAATATTTGTTGTTACAAGAACACTTTGGCACTCTTTAAAACTATATAAAAAAGGTCTAAAGTGGCATAGTCCTACAAAGCAAGATGAAACAAGGAGATTTTAG